TCGGCGCGGCGATCGGCGTCGTGATGACCCTGATCCTGCTCGCGGTCACCCTCTTCTACATCCGCGCCCTCTACCGTACGGGGGAGAGGCTGTGAGCAGGTCCCGCCTGGCCGCCAACGTCGTGGCGCTGGTCACCGCGTTCGTCACCTTCTTCCCGATTTACTGGATGGTGCTGTCGGCGCTCAAGCCCACCGGGGAGATCCAGTCGCTGGAGGTGCGCCCGTGGACCCTGGCGCCGACCCTCGGCCATTTCCAGCGGGTGCTCGGCGGCGAGAACTTCGGCCGCTACCTCCTCAACAGCCTGGGCGTCGCCCTGACGGTCGTCGTCCTGTCCGCGCTGGTGGCCTTCCTCGCCGCGGTCGCGGTGACCCGGTTCCACTTCCGGTTCCGTACGACCGTGCTGATCATGTTCCTGGTGGCGCAGATGGTGCCGGTGGAGGCGCTCACCATCCCGCTGTTCTTCCTCGTCCGCGACCTCGGCGCGGTGGTTCCCGGGGTGGGGCTCAACACCCTGGGCTCGCTCGTCCTGGTCCATCTGGCGTTCTCGCTGCCGTTCGCCATCTGGATGATGAGGGGGTTCGTGGCCGCGGTGCCCGAGACGCTGGAGGAGGCCGCGATGATCGACGGTGCGAGCCGGCCGGTGATCCTGTGGCGGATCATCTTCCCCCTCGTCGCGCCGGGACTG
This region of Streptosporangium sp. NBC_01495 genomic DNA includes:
- a CDS encoding carbohydrate ABC transporter permease; its protein translation is MSRSRLAANVVALVTAFVTFFPIYWMVLSALKPTGEIQSLEVRPWTLAPTLGHFQRVLGGENFGRYLLNSLGVALTVVVLSALVAFLAAVAVTRFHFRFRTTVLIMFLVAQMVPVEALTIPLFFLVRDLGAVVPGVGLNTLGSLVLVHLAFSLPFAIWMMRGFVAAVPETLEEAAMIDGASRPVILWRIIFPLVAPGLVATSVFSFITAWNDFIFARTFIISARDNQTLPAALLVFFKPDENDWGGIMAASTLMTIPALIFFVAVQRRLVAGLGGAVKD